Genomic segment of Canis lupus dingo isolate Sandy chromosome 9, ASM325472v2, whole genome shotgun sequence:
CAGGGTCCTGAGGGctggtcctggctctgccccgagcccctgcccctcctagGCTTGGAGCTATCACCTGTGAAGCAAGGAACCGGTTTCCAACCACCCCTAAAGAcaagtcccttccagctctgataTTCATGCACCAGTCGTGACCTCAAAGCCAGACAGGGGTTCTGCATGCACACCCCTCACACCTCCACGCTGAGCGTGCTTACACACGAAGCTCCTCTCATGCATTTTCAGACTCAATTTCCGTCCTGCAAACCACATCCTTTCTCTCTGCTAGGCAGAGAGACCtacaaatctgtattttttcccattccccaTCCAAATTCGTccttgaaaaaaaaggaacaggggaTGGGAAAGGAGGGTGAGGTCAGTAATAGCCATTCCCCTGCATTGGGAtccagatctctagaactttcctATTATAAAGCTCCCTCTGAAGAAGGAAATGCACTACTTCTCTCACGCCCTGCCCCCTGGCAGAAATAGAGGGACAGCAGCGATTCATACCCAGCCTGGGTCCCTTCTAATCTAACCTAACCTACCTGCTGCTGCACCCCAGCCTGGGGAAAGCTGAAAAAAAACATAGGCTCTTGGAGATGAGAACCCCAGGCTCTCGggtgctgggagggagggggaggtcTTGGTTCCAGTGCACTAAATCCTAGGGACCCCTCGCTCTCTGCCACAGCAACCTTGGAGTGGACTGGCTTCCCTCAGCATCCAGAACAGAAGTTGACTTCAGCTCCTAGTGGGTGTGAGTGTGAATGAGCAACTCTTCTAAGAATCTCTGAAGGTTATTTTCAGTGGTTTGGGGGCAGGGAATTAGAGAGCTTAATAGATGAAGATGAATAAAATGCTGAATCCTATCATTTCTTTCTAATTGATATTTAGCCTTAATAAAAAGTGAGTATTTCTGAGGTCATCACAactgccttccccccacccccaagcccttGCAAGTGCCTAAGAAATTGCCTCTGAAGgattcccacccaccccctcctttATCAGCTCCCTAACATCTTACAAAGTCTTATCAACaggaatattaatattattttcagtatCAGAAAAAAACCAGTTGAGCAGCACAGGCAAAAATATATCTGCACTACGTTTCTGTCGTTGCCAAAAATATAcacatcttcttttctttatttaaaaaaaaaaaccaacaataacaaaaacccaaacagaaacacacacaaaaaatccacACATGCAAAGACTGACGAGACATGAGCATCAGGGAAAGCTGGAAACGCCTTCTCCCGGCTCCAACCCCAGTGCAActgaaacagagacacaggcttcccCCCACCACTCTCCTGGCTGCCCTACTGGCCCCTCGGCCTTTGCCACCAAAGGCTCTGAGCAGGTGGGGGCTCTTTTAGGTGAGAACTGCCCCCTCCACCCTGGGGAAATAGCTGGTGGGGGAAGGGATGGCTGTCAGGTCAGCTCAAGTGAAGGCTCCTGGCTCCCATGGTTGGTCGGGGCGGGAATAGGGTGCCAGGGAAGCAAGCTGGCTAATCCTGGGAAGGAGGTTTTCTCTGCTGAAGGACGTGGCACtttaccccccacccctgccccatcccccagATCCTTGGGACTCCCCCTGTGCCAGTGAGGCAGGACCAGCTATCAGTGGGGGAATGAGAGCTCTGAAGGGGGCAGTGAGGCCAAGTGGGGTctgggggagggaaggcaggataTTACCCTGATTCAAAGCCCCCAGCCCCCATTACTCTCCAATAGTGGAGTACTGTTCTGGTTTTTGTTAACCATTCACGCCCCAGAAAGGGACCAAAGTtggtgaggtggggagggtgcAAACAAAAGTCGGGAGCCCCCTTCTGGTGCTGCCTCATCTGAGCACTGCTCCTATCCCTGCCCTCGGcggccccaggcccagggggaGTCagtcagacagacagacagacagacagacacacacacacacacacacacacggacacacaagCACACACGCTCTCTGAGTCAGGCAGCTCCATCTTCCCACCCTCCGCACTCCTAAATCCAATAGTGCAAACAAGGGGCAGGGCCCCAGGGGGCTGGGCCTCCTCCCCCTGCGCTCCCCCAGCCAGTCACCTGGGGGCTCTCGACAGGTGGGGAGGCTCAGGCTAAATCTGAGGCCCCGCTGCCCCTTCCTCAGCTCCCTAGTCTGTGGGCTTTTACAAGCTCAGCTTGTAACCGttgttgggggggcgggggaggggtacCAGGGAGACACAGTCCCAGGGATCTCTTCTGCCATCTGCCCAAGCTAGGAAGAAACTGCAGGTAAAGCAGGGCCACCCCTTCTTTCCTAAGAGATTTCCGCGCACGAACAGGCCCAAGCCTGTCCCCCTACTTCTCCCCACTCAAGTGCTGATCCATTTTCTGTGGAGGGTCCAACCAACCCCCCACTTATGCCATAGCCCACTTTGCTCTTGGAGGACCTCAAAGCATTACTGAGAGTGGGGGCTCCTAGGTGGGCTGGGAGCCTGTCCTCCCTCTGAGCCCCTCACAAAGGGGACAGTGCGGAGGGAGGGGGGCCCAGTGGAAGGGGCACCCTTCTCTGGCTCAGTCCTCGGCACCAGGTGCACCCTGCACTCCCCAGGCCTCAGCACAGGATCTGGGCTGGGGCTCTCCAGGGTCTGGATGCAGGTGCCTGCTCCAGGCTAGGACCCTCAGGCCAAGATCTGCCCCCTTCATCTGGGGATCAGGAGGGGCTGGGTGGATTTAGCCTTTTTCCTGGTTGGCTGAGGTTCCTTTGTCAGCGGtctggaaagagaggaagggaggctgGGGGTTTAGGAGGTGTCTGGTTCTAACACCCAGTTGAGAACAGCTGCCAGGGGAAGGATGCTATTGTAGGGTCCGGTGAGGGAGCCCAGCTgaagcccctgccctgggctcttgGCTAAGGCCTGTGTTTGTGGTTCatagggggaaggggagggcaggctgCCCTGCACAAGCGCACCCATCTAAGCGGGCATGTGCCTGCCAAGGCTGGCAGCACCCTGGGCTCTGACAATATGCcctcagaggaaggagggagagatggagccTTTGGAGAAAGGCCCACCCAGAGCATCATCTTTTTCTAATTGGTCCACTCAGAGAGCAAACAGACTTTTCTAATTGGTCTTCCAGAGGAACATCATTTTCCAACTGGTCCTTTTGCTACTAGCCTGTGCTCAGTTTCTCCCTGGCAGATCCAACAGAGGCCCTGGGGCCTgcagcagggtgcctggctgaccTAGGGGGtcacttccttcctccttctgatgctccacctctgcccctcccggaGAAGGCAGACAGGACAGCCCTGTGCCCCCTACTCACCCCGCCTTTGGGGCCACTGCCATCCGCCCCCGCCAGGCTGAGGAAGGGGTTGGTCTGGGCCGTGAGGACTGGAGGTCCgcctgctgctgctactgctgcggCTGCTGCCGCCGCGGCCATGAGACTCGTGTTGTTGCCGAGCGAGGGAGCTACCAGGGCCCCGGCAGGCAGCAGTGGGGGGGCGGAGGCCGCAGGCAGCAGGCCAGGGGTGCCCGCAGACAGCAGCGGGGTGGAGCTTCCCGCCAGCAGGCTGGCCATGGGCAGCTGGGAGCCCCCAGCCATCTGCAGCCGCTGCAGCTCCCGCTTCTGCTGGATCTGCTGGATCATCTGGTAGACAACAGTCTGGTGTTCCTGCAAAGGGGCCAGAATGCTCATGGGCTAGTGGTCCCCGGAGCCAGCTTGCCCTACTTGGCCCAGGCCCCGTCCCATCTCACTGGAGCCCTGAGGAAGGAGACCTGGGGACAGTCAAGGTCCTGTCTCTAACTCCCTGCTcggggcctcagtctccccatctggaTAAGAAAGTGGTTGCTGCCATCAGTGTCGGTAGACAGGCATTACAGGCCTAGTGCTGGAGGATGTTTGACATCCCTGGCTCCACCCCCTGGCTGAAGCGATTCCTCAGTCGCTATGACAACCACAAATGCCCCCAGGGGTGGGATGACCCCAAGTTGAGAAACAACTAGACTAGGTCAATAGTATTCAACTCCTCctctttttgtttggtttctttcaagatttatttttgctttgagtAGGCAAGGCGTTTTCAGTGTTCTAAAAACCAAAACGATATCCAGGTTTACCTTTAAGGAATCTTGCTGCAACCCCTGTTCCCTTCTGGCCCCTACAGGTAACCAGCTGAATTGGTTTCTTGggtttttaatgtttctttataggaaaatggttctgttttctggtttttcagttccctcctttttaaaaagaacttttctcCAAAGGAAACCTTCGAAGAACCCGACATACAACACAGACGTAAAAGGGGCTGCTCTGGTTGAGAGGGTGACCACCTGCTCAGCCACAGACCCTGCAGCTCCCACTGAAGATCCTTGGGACTGGGACTGGAAATGCTCCGGTCACTGGGAATTCACCCCCCAACAGACCTTTCCCCTAGGATGTGATGCGGGATCACTAGAGCATCCCTTCTGCTATGCCCAGGGCCGGAAAGCGACCCTTATCCCTTTTGTCCCTACATGCCCCAcaggggcccagcctggggctgccctcctccttccacctTCCCTCCCAATCCCTGCGGTGccagcctggcccagccctgaCACGGTGAACCCCCACCTTCACCCTGCAACGCGGGAGCTGCCTGGGCAGGGAGGGCATTACCGGGGTCAGCTGTGGGGAGGCCAGgagctgctggagctgctggagCTGCTGCTCTTGCTGCTGCAGGAgatgtctctgctgctctgtcAGGCTGAGGCAGGGGGACAAAACACAGACCATGGGAAGGGGCGGGGCGACACTCCTCTCCCACCCAGGCCCTCCAAGTTCCCAGACTCCCTCAGACCCAGGTGGAGAAAGGCAGGGGTGTGCGGTGTTAAAGGACTACAGAGAAACAGTGTGAGCTCAGAGACCACTGGGAGGGAGACAAGTTGGACAGAAGAATGTTTCCGGACGGGAAATCAAGATTGGGGATGCAAGAAGGAAACTGATGATTTTGTCCCTGGAGAGCTACCATCCAGAGGACACTCACATCTACCATCTAGGGAATACTTGGGGCCAAGAAGTGACTAGATTCTATACCCTGTAAGACTGAAGAATGTTCTTCCTTTTGGGGGTGGGAACTATGGGTGTTTGGGGGGGGAGTCCCTCCCCAAACCAGCCTCCCCATTCCCTTCCCCAGGCTGAGCTCTCCCTCACCTGTTAAGACAACCTGGCAGCTGCAGCGTGGGGGCCCCGCCAGCCTGGCTCAAGCCCGCAGGGTTGGGGGCGGCAGCCCCATTCAACCCCCCCAGGAGCCCATTGAGGGGCAGGGCCCCGCTGCCCGCCAGCCCCCCCAACAGCCCCTCAGCCATGGGCATggcccccagccccgctgccCCCGGTGCCCGGCCCAGCCCGTTCTGTGGCTGGGGCGGGAGCGGGGCCGGGgccccaggcagggccaggggcagagtAGCAGGGCTCTGCTGGAGCAGGGGCAGCGGTGGGGGCGTGCTGTGGAAGGACAGCGACGAGCTGCTGCGGCTGGGGCAGCCTGAGTGTgggtcctggggagggagggggaagggaggggtcagaggggcagggggccagCATGATCTTTCTGGCCCCCGGCCCAGCACCCACCAGCATTCTCACAGAGCAcagccacccccacctcacccaggcagagccacccagggggaaGGGGCATGGCCCAGAGATAAAGGCTAAAGATCCCAACAgtcttcacaaatatttacagatcaCATCCTGGGGGCCCAGTGCCCCTTGCAATCCTTGTTAATCAGGAACAGTGAGGTTGGCGGTGGACATCTAGTGAACTAGACCCCAGCCCCAGGGTTCACTGCTTGCCCTGAATTATCTAATTATTCCCATATACGGGTGAAGCCATTGATTCTTAGGCAGGCTAAGTAACTGCAGGCTGGAGAATGGCAGCTGGAGGGAAAGGCTCAGGTTCAAATTCTGTGTCCACAGTTCACTGGCTTCTCTGTCTTACTCACTCATAACGTGGGGGCAATAGTAACACCTATTCCATAAAGTCTAAAAAACAGTGCTTTGAAAATCTCAGCATAGGACATGATTTCAGAGGGCAAGTGTGCAATTAATATTCATTATTGCTATGATCATTGTTGCTCAGGTACACAAGCACCCCATTTGTTTGATTTCACTAGTAACCACAACCTAACAATAGATTGTTCCTCCTCACATTGACCGCCAAGCACAGGAGGATTATTTGTGCCAGTTGCTGTAATGAACCCTTTCCAAATAGTCTCAAAGAAGCCTTCCCTAACCACCTCCTAGCTCCAGAAGAATACCACCCCCATTCTGCCTCACAGCCCtcaaattattcccatttttgcACTTTTCCTGGTTTGTAATGATTATTTTCTTGGATCGCTAGTCTATCTTCAGAGGCGGGGCCCAGGCCGTTTTGCTCACTGATTGTTGAGCCAGTGCCCAGCATTAAGTAGGCACCTATAATTATcatttaaggaaggaaggaatggatcGGTCAACCAATTGCTCAGCCAGTCACTTCACTGCCAGGCCTCCAGTAGCTGCAGCGTGGAGGCCTGGCGCTTCCCCtcttgctccccccaccccctccttgccTCCCCCCCGCGGCGCCCACCTCGGAAGACGTGGACAGAGAGTTGTCCAGGCCAAGGCTGTTCTTCCCTGGGGGGCTCTTGCTGGTGCTTAAGGAATCGCTGCTGCCGGCTGAGGGAGGGGAGTAGGAAAGGAGGTCAAGGGCTGCAGTCGGGGCCCTTGTCGCGCCGCCCGGCCGAGGCTCCCACTCCCGGACCGGGTGGGAGTCCCCTTACCTTGGGGAGGCAGGCCATAGGGCCCAGGGACTGGGCCGTTGGCGGCAGGCAGGGCGGCAGGCAGGGCGGGAAAGGGCACAGACAGCTGCACATTGAGAATCTGCAGCCGCTCCTTCTTGGCCGTCAGGCTCAGGATCTGCTCCTGAAGCCGCTGGTTTTCCTTCTGCAGCGCGTGCAGCGCCTTCAGCATCTCCACGACTGCAAGGAGAGGGCGAGAGCGCCTGAGCCCCGCGGGCCGGGAGAggcggggcggaggcggggcgagaggcccggggcggggcctggagggcggggcctggcggAGGAAATCAGTCTGAGACCTAGAAGAGAAGGCGCCAGGCAGCAAGAGACTCAGGTGAGCTCCGGGGAGGCGGGACCCGGGGGAGCCAGAGGTGTGAGGACTAGAGGCGGGGCCTGAGGCTCGGGGTCGAGGTGTGACCGAGAGCGTCGAGGTGGGAGGAAGTTGGAGCAGAGTAAGGTAAGGGCCAGGAGGCCGCGGGGGCCGAAGGCGGGGAGCACAGGTGGCGGGTCCAGGAGTCGGGCCTAGCGAAGGTTAAAGGTAAGGCTCGGGGTAGCCCACAGTTAAGGCTGGAGCGGGGCCCAGGGACGGAACCTTAAAAAAGTTTGGGGACCTCGCAGAGAAAGGTGACCGAGCCTgggggtcctagggcaggtctccCCGCCCGGCTCCACCCCTCCTCACTGTTGACACCGGCCTCGCCGTCGCCCTGCTTCTCCAACAGCTGCTCCATGTTCGTCGTTCCGGGGGCCGCTGGGTCTAACTGGCCGCCCCCGCAGGGTGCAGACGCTGTCTGGTCAAAGAGTGCCGGGAGGCTGCTGATGGGGGACCTGGGGTCAGAAGAGAGAACCGGGCTCAGGCTAACCTCACGGCCCCACTCCTGTCTCcctacctcccccctcccccctcaggGGTCCCAGTCGCCCCTTCTCGGATCCCACCCTCTCCTGGCGCCCCGCAGCCGTCCCCTCCTCCCACTAGTGTCCCTCCAGCCCcgctcccagcccctcccccaagccgccgccccctccctcaCATGGAAGACAGACTCTCCTGGGGGGAGGTCCCCCGACACCGGAAGCTGCAGTCCTCCAGGTCTGGCTCTTGGAAGGAGAAGGGGAGCAGGGATCAGCGGGGGAGGGGTGCCATCGGCCTCACGGTCCCCGCCtgggaagtgggtgagggatCTGGGACTTTACCGCAGACTCCTTGCCCCCAGGatctcccccaaccccaggctgGCAGTTCTAGCTGGTAAGGCTCTGGGAGCCCGGTCTTGGAAACCTCGCCCCGTGGGAGGCAGTTATGGATCTggtctcttctcctttctttagGCCGAGAGGCGGCCGCTGCCTAGCTTCTTTCAGAACCACCTCCCAAGTTCTTTCCTGGTGGATTCGGGGTTCTAGAAATTCAGGGCCTAGACAGTCCTGGGTTGAACTTGGACCTGACACTTCCTACATGACCTTGAAATGGAAACTAATctcagtgggacgcctgggtggctcagcagttgaatgtctgccttaggctcagcagggcgtgatcctggagtcctgggatcgagtcctgcatcgggtccctgcatggagcctgcctctctttctctgtgtctctcatgaataaataaaatctttaaaaaaaaaaaaaaacaaccctattcTCTCTGAAATGACTGTTAGGAGGAttaaaaataaggtaataaaTGTGAAGTGTCAGCTGTCCTGCAACAAGTCCTAATAACTGCCACTATTCTAATAAGTCTTGTGCAATTTTTCATATCATAAACTCACAGGTTAGAGTGCAAAACCTTTTGCTGGGCCACAGAATGCCAATTTTGGTCTTGGAAAACGTAGTCACCCTGCGCTATCAGGCCATTAATTCTGGGATCGGATTCGGCCCCTTTAAGAAGGTTTACCTGAACGGGCGGGCGGGAGGTGAGCCCCGCCCCCTAGCCAGGCAGGTGGTGTCACAGCACCAATGAGCTCTCTGGGGCTCGGTGGACTctccagggagggggaggggcgctTGCGAACTTCCGAACCCTTAACTCCGAAATATCCGGAGCGCAGCTGCCAAGCTAGTGGACTCTCTGGAGGCCCCATCCCGGGGAATAAGAGGCCAGCTGGGAACTATGCTGCAGTGACCAGAAAACTGGGCTTGGTGTCAGGACCAGAATTTGAGCTctggctctgcctttctctacTTCAACTGTTTTGAGCAAATCATTAAGCCTCTTTCTTCTGTGGGATGGAGCAGTAGACATTCTGGCCGGTCCTGCTCCCACCGTCCacggttttgttttggttttgttcttaaCGTGAACGCATACTCTGGTTTgttgtgtgtgatttttttttcagggcaggCAATggccagagggagggggcagccagAAAGCCCTCCTATCCTTCTGGGGTGACATGCAAGTGATGAGTGCCCCTCAGGTCCTTGGGAAGACAGGGGAATGGAGTCAGAAACACATACCTGTGTGGCTGCTCTCAGCTTGGGTGAGGAGGGGGTTAACGGCACCCATGGGGGTTCCAAAGATGTGGGTAGAAGGGAGGCTAAAGGTAGAGCCAGCCAGAGAAAACACCTGAGGGAAAGGAGGTATAGCCCAGCCCATGGTTATTCTTGGATCTAGGGCacaactgtgtgtgtatgtatgtgtgtgtatagggagggagagggggatcAGGTGTGCTGGGGAGGAGAGGACCCAGGAGAGGGAGATATTCTGGTGGCCATCAAGCCCCATCTCTCAATCTCTCCCCTGGAGAGTTGGCATCCTGGGCAGCCTGTCCCCCACCTGCCCAGGGATGGAGGAGTGCAGGGGTAAGGCCTCACCTGAGTGGTGGAGAtagaagcagaggaggaagggagggtgcTGGTGAATGGGGAGCGGCTGAGGCGGGGCAGGGCCGAGGTCCCTGGGGGCCCCAGcaggctggaggagagaggggtgCTGCAGACAGCGCGCAGCATTCCGCCACTGCCACCATGGGAGATGGGGTCCTTATTACTGGTGTAGATGCCTACAGGCACAAGAAGGACACAGAGGGAAGCTTACTGTCACTGCTCCCCCAGGCCCGTCCTCAGTCAGATGGCTGGGGCAGCCCCTCCCCAGGGAGGATATTCCCTTGGATCTGGCCACACACATCAGTCTGACCCTCTTGCTGCAAAAATGTCACTTCTTGCCTATGTGACATCTCCTTGACATGCCTGCTTATTAGACTGTCCTGCCAAGACCAGCGGGATTCCAGGGTTTTTGAATAGGTTAAGTCCCATTGGCAGTTGACTCCAATCTCTCCCACTACAACTCTGCAGAAAATGGCTATAGGGGAGTGTCTTACAGGTGATTGGCTCTTCCATCCTTTATCTCTGTCTTTGGAGCAGTTTCTATCACATTGCCCTCTGACTGCATGCTTATGCCTCTGTTCCCTCACTAGACTGGCTGGGCCCTGGATGCCCAAGGGTCACTAACCTGCCCCCAGCAGGGGGGACTCCAGGCTCAGGCTGGGAAGGCTCCCTGAAGGCCCAAAGGTGCGGGAGGCCAGACCACCCAGGCCAGAGCTGACCAGGGAACCTCCGGAGAAGGGTGAGGCAGCAGTGGCAGTAAAGCCAGCCAGCTGGGCACTGGGCAAGGAGGGAATGGTgacgcccccagccccctccttgTTCCGGCTGCCCTTAGGACGACCCGGTCCATGTCGGCTCCTCTTGCTAGCTTTGTGCTTCTTCTCCTTCAGGCCTGTCTCAGGGGTCTCCTCAGCAGGCGCAGGGGCAGCACTCAGTGTGGGCATCCGCTTGTGGGTGCCTGCTGAGGCCCCAGACCCCGAAACGTGGGGAGACTTATAGTCTCCAGGGGacggggcccgggcccgggccgagctggaggtggtggtggagaagCGCATGATGGGCCCAAAGCCAGAGAAGACCACCTTCTGCTCAAAGAGGTCTGCCTTtgggggctcaggggctgagggagaggggggGGCCgaaggggtgggggctgcaggctTGGAGTACTTGTCCTCCTCTGGCTGCTCCAGCTTGGGGAATGCCGAGAAGTCAGGGGAGCTCTGCAGGGACGAGACTGCACAGAGGGAAAACTGCATTACAGCCGCCCCCCCACCCTACCTCCCACTCCCAATGGCACTAGCTGGAGAGAGCTCTGGTCAGGGGGCTGGGGAAGCCTGAGTTCCTATCCCAGCTTTGGCACTGTCTCTATGTCTTGGGATGAGTGTCCTCTGCCACCCCGCTCCAGCTTCCCCACATGCAATAAAGGGGAAGAACTCCTGCTCAACTGACCTCACTGGACTGTAGAGATTACTGGAGAGATCATTAGTGTTGGTACTTTAAAAATGGCACCTCATGGTCCAAGTGCAGGGGATAATGAATACAGCTATGGCAGTAGAGGGATGGGGCCTGagagggagggggctgaggggagggatTTTAGAGGAGTAACTTGGTGAGGAGCCCCCATCTTTAACCAATTTAAGAAGCAAATGAGATGCAAACCAGTGTGCAGAGGCCCTTGCTAGAGAagctctgagccgaaggctgtCCCGCCCCCAGCTTCTTCCATGATGCCCACACTCACCTGCAGGCTGGAAGGGCcccccagaggaggaggaagaggaggaggaggaagaggaggaggaggaggcggaggtgAAACTGCTCACACCTTT
This window contains:
- the MLLT6 gene encoding protein AF-17 isoform X1; the protein is MKEMVGGCCVCSDERGWAENPLVYCDGHACSVAVHQACYGIVQVPTGPWFCRKCESQERAARVRCELCPHKDGALKRTDNGGWAHVVCALYIPEVQFANVLTMEPIVLQYVPHDRFNKTCYICEEQGRESKAASGACMTCNRHGCRQAFHVTCAQMAGLLCEEEVLEVDNVKYCGYCKYHFSKMKTSRHTSGGGGGAGGGGSTGGGGSGFIAGRRSRSASPSTQQEKHPSHHERGQKKSRKDKERLKQKHKKRPESPPSILTPPVVPTADKVPSSASSSSHHEASTQETSESSRDSKGKKSSSHSLSHKGKKLSSGKGVSSFTSASSSSSSSSSSSSSSGGPFQPAVSSLQSSPDFSAFPKLEQPEEDKYSKPAAPTPSAPPSPSAPEPPKADLFEQKVVFSGFGPIMRFSTTTSSSARARAPSPGDYKSPHVSGSGASAGTHKRMPTLSAAPAPAEETPETGLKEKKHKASKRSRHGPGRPKGSRNKEGAGGVTIPSLPSAQLAGFTATAASPFSGGSLVSSGLGGLASRTFGPSGSLPSLSLESPLLGAGIYTSNKDPISHGGSGGMLRAVCSTPLSSSLLGPPGTSALPRLSRSPFTSTLPSSSASISTTQVFSLAGSTFSLPSTHIFGTPMGAVNPLLTQAESSHTEPDLEDCSFRCRGTSPQESLSSMSPISSLPALFDQTASAPCGGGQLDPAAPGTTNMEQLLEKQGDGEAGVNIVEMLKALHALQKENQRLQEQILSLTAKKERLQILNVQLSVPFPALPAALPAANGPVPGPYGLPPQAGSSDSLSTSKSPPGKNSLGLDNSLSTSSEDPHSGCPSRSSSSLSFHSTPPPLPLLQQSPATLPLALPGAPAPLPPQPQNGLGRAPGAAGLGAMPMAEGLLGGLAGSGALPLNGLLGGLNGAAAPNPAGLSQAGGAPTLQLPGCLNSLTEQQRHLLQQQEQQLQQLQQLLASPQLTPEHQTVVYQMIQQIQQKRELQRLQMAGGSQLPMASLLAGSSTPLLSAGTPGLLPAASAPPLLPAGALVAPSLGNNTSLMAAAAAAAAVAAAGGPPVLTAQTNPFLSLAGADGSGPKGGSRLHTFQRLSQRRDLSSWLSRWFPKTPAKSVVALKAPIKVELVAGKTYRWCVCGRSKKQPFCDGSHFFQRTGLSPLKFKAQETRVMALCTCKATQKPPYCDGTHRSERVQKAELGSPL
- the MLLT6 gene encoding protein AF-17 isoform X7; its protein translation is MKEMVGGCCVCSDERGWAENPLVYCDGHACSVAVHQACYGIVQVPTGPWFCRKCESQERAARVRCELCPHKDGALKRTDNGGWAHVVCALYIPEVQFANVLTMEPIVLQYVPHDRFNKTCYICEEQGRESKAASGACMTCNRHGCRQAFHVTCAQMAGLLCEEEVLEVDNVKYCGYCKYHFSKMKTSRHTSGGGGGAGGGGSTGGGGSGFIAGRRSRSASPSTQQEKHPSHHERGQKKSRKDKERLKQKHKKRPESPPSILTPPVVPTADKVPSSASSSSHHEASTQETSESSRDSKGKKSSSHSLSHKGKKLSSGKGVSSFTSASSSSSSSSSSSSSSGGPFQPAVSSLQSSPDFSAFPKLEQPEEDKYSKPAAPTPSAPPSPSAPEPPKADLFEQKVVFSGFGPIMRFSTTTSSSARARAPSPGDYKSPHVSGSGASAGTHKRMPTLSAAPAPAEETPETGLKEKKHKASKRSRHGPGRPKGSRNKEGAGGVTIPSLPSAQLAGFTATAASPFSGGSLVSSGLGGLASRTFGPSGSLPSLSLESPLLGAGIYTSNKDPISHGGSGGMLRAVCSTPLSSSLLGPPGTSALPRLSRSPFTSTLPSSSASISTTQVFSLAGSTFSLPSTHIFGTPMGAVNPLLTQAESSHTEPDLEDCSFRCRGTSPQESLSSMSPISSLPALFDQTASAPCGGGQLDPAAPGTTNMEQLLEKQGDGEAGVNIVEMLKALHALQKENQRLQEQILSLTAKKERLQILNVQLSVPFPALPAALPAANGPVPGPYGLPPQAGSSDSLSTSKSPPGKNSLGLDNSLSTSSEPDRAAETSPAAARAAAPAAPAAPGLPTADPGTPDCCLPDDPADPAEAGAAAAADGWGLPAAHGQPAGGKLHPAAVCGHPWPAACGLRPPTAACRGPGSSLARQQHESHGRGGSSRSSSSSRRTSSPHGPDQPLPQPGGGGWQWPQRRVTPAYLSEAEPEARPLLLAALL